From Deltaproteobacteria bacterium, a single genomic window includes:
- a CDS encoding helix-turn-helix domain containing protein yields the protein MSRKKFIFSKIMVRLKKTSGAKNNTALASLLGFKPAAFSLRKKENSIPYEEIISYADKKGKSTDWIFFGRGKPEEDGFDQITPEEKE from the coding sequence ATGTCAAGAAAAAAATTTATATTTTCTAAAATAATGGTTCGCCTTAAAAAGACAAGTGGTGCAAAAAATAATACTGCATTGGCTTCATTGTTGGGTTTTAAACCGGCTGCTTTTTCTTTGAGGAAGAAGGAAAATAGCATTCCTTATGAAGAAATTATTTCTTATGCTGATAAAAAGGGAAAATCAACAGACTGGATTTTCTTTGGCAGAGGCAAGCCGGAAGAAGATGGTTTCGATCAAATCACCCCGGAAGAAAAAGAAT
- a CDS encoding response regulator: MKKILIVDDNMLIRNITGDILKTLGYEVIDADDGYEGVKKAQKESPDLILMDLNMPGMNGIEAMNKVKEIPGQEKIPVVALTASAKEDEEGKLLGEGFDAYIMKPPAVEVLTNIIEDLLK, from the coding sequence ATGAAAAAGATTCTTATTGTTGACGACAATATGCTGATTCGAAATATTACCGGTGATATTTTGAAAACACTCGGTTATGAAGTAATCGATGCCGACGATGGCTATGAGGGCGTAAAAAAGGCGCAAAAGGAAAGCCCCGATCTGATTCTTATGGATCTCAACATGCCTGGAATGAACGGCATAGAAGCGATGAATAAAGTGAAAGAAATTCCGGGACAAGAAAAAATACCTGTTGTAGCGCTTACGGCAAGCGCAAAAGAGGATGAAGAAGGCAAACTCCTGGGTGAAGGTTTTGACGCATATATTATGAAGCCTCCCGCTGTGGAGGTCTTGACTAATATTATCGAGGATTTATTGAAGTAA
- a CDS encoding SAM-dependent chlorinase/fluorinase: protein MPSIITLTTDFGLQDSYVGEMKGVIYSINPPVNIVDISHMVEPQNVLEGALLISNFYHLYPRGTIHVAVVDPGVGSERRGILIETEKHLFIGPDNGLFTLVLKNESIKQIIELSNKDYFRKEVSATFHGRDIFAPVAAHAGLGIAPGSLGNIIDNPQRLSIPAPFRSDHEIVGEILFIDAFGNATTNIRQKDLAGRDFEKARVVIDHRKIKGIKRTYSDVEEGEPLLLMGSSGCLEIAMNQGDAAEELDLERRDKVKVFF from the coding sequence ATGCCGTCCATTATCACCTTAACGACTGATTTCGGTCTCCAGGACAGTTATGTGGGAGAGATGAAGGGAGTTATTTATTCCATTAATCCCCCGGTGAATATCGTTGATATTTCTCATATGGTGGAGCCGCAAAATGTGCTGGAAGGGGCCTTGCTTATTTCCAATTTTTATCATCTCTACCCCAGGGGGACCATTCACGTGGCTGTCGTCGATCCCGGCGTCGGATCGGAGAGGCGCGGCATTTTGATTGAGACGGAAAAGCACCTCTTTATCGGTCCCGATAACGGGCTTTTTACTCTGGTCCTTAAAAATGAGTCCATTAAGCAGATTATTGAACTGTCCAATAAAGACTATTTTAGAAAAGAGGTGAGCGCCACCTTTCACGGCCGTGATATTTTTGCACCCGTTGCGGCCCATGCCGGCCTGGGAATAGCCCCCGGTTCCCTGGGCAACATCATTGATAATCCCCAAAGGCTCAGCATTCCTGCTCCCTTCAGGTCCGATCATGAGATCGTCGGAGAAATTCTCTTTATCGACGCCTTTGGAAACGCCACGACTAACATCCGCCAAAAAGACCTTGCCGGAAGGGATTTTGAAAAAGCCAGGGTCGTGATAGACCACAGAAAAATTAAAGGGATAAAAAGGACATACAGTGATGTGGAAGAAGGGGAACCGCTGCTGCTTATGGGTAGTTCAGGCTGTCTTGAAATTGCCATGAATCAAGGTGATGCGGCAGAGGAACTGGACCTTGAAAGGCGTGATAAAGTGAAGGTCTTTTTTTAG
- a CDS encoding MopE-related protein: MSHKMRLFLTMVLSLLLFSGQAMAVEPGCIDNDGDGHDAGFATYSGGTNCTWSDCNDNDPNIYPGAAEICGNNIDENCNGMSDDSCAIDCSIYDTDGDGFYGFSLYTGQCYPSDCNDNDPLIYPYATEICGNGIDENCNGNFDDTCPPPDNDGDGFNADYDCNDNDPNIYPGAAEICGNGIDENCNGQFDDPCPVNCADYDLDGDGFYGFNPYSSLCFPGDCDDSDPFINPQASEVCDDTKDNNCNGLIDCQDTVCETDPVCIPCTDADGDGYAVEGLDCGPIDCNDADSGIHPGAVEACSDATDNDCDGQIDCADGNCTGSPACPVCVPEVCDDGIDNDCDGKADCSDKGDCRKDPLCTGGGHSEGNGNTCSDGIDNDSDGAVDCADSDCANNKACR; the protein is encoded by the coding sequence ATGAGTCACAAGATGAGGTTGTTTTTAACAATGGTTCTGTCCCTTTTGCTTTTCAGCGGGCAGGCAATGGCTGTCGAACCGGGGTGTATTGATAATGATGGGGACGGTCACGATGCGGGCTTCGCCACATATAGCGGTGGCACAAACTGTACATGGAGCGATTGTAATGATAATGATCCGAATATCTATCCCGGCGCCGCCGAGATCTGCGGTAACAACATTGATGAAAACTGCAATGGTATGTCCGATGATTCCTGCGCCATAGATTGCTCAATTTATGATACCGATGGTGACGGTTTCTACGGTTTTAGTCTGTATACGGGCCAGTGCTACCCTAGTGACTGCAATGATAATGATCCATTAATTTATCCCTATGCAACGGAAATCTGCGGCAATGGCATTGACGAAAACTGTAACGGCAACTTTGATGATACTTGTCCACCCCCCGATAATGATGGTGACGGTTTTAACGCGGATTATGATTGTAATGATAATGACCCGAACATCTATCCCGGCGCTGCCGAAATCTGCGGTAACGGTATCGATGAAAATTGCAATGGCCAATTCGATGATCCCTGCCCGGTAAACTGCGCGGATTATGATCTCGACGGTGATGGGTTCTATGGTTTCAATCCATATTCGAGCCTGTGTTTCCCCGGTGATTGCGATGATTCCGATCCCTTTATTAATCCCCAGGCTTCCGAAGTGTGTGATGATACGAAGGACAATAACTGCAACGGTTTAATTGATTGCCAGGATACGGTCTGTGAAACAGATCCTGTGTGTATCCCCTGTACCGATGCCGATGGTGACGGTTACGCCGTTGAAGGGCTTGATTGCGGTCCTATAGATTGCAACGATGCCGATTCCGGGATTCATCCCGGCGCTGTCGAGGCTTGCAGTGATGCGACAGATAATGACTGTGACGGACAGATTGACTGTGCAGACGGCAACTGTACAGGTAGTCCGGCGTGCCCTGTCTGCGTGCCTGAGGTCTGTGATGATGGCATTGACAATGACTGTGACGGCAAGGCGGATTGCTCCGACAAGGGGGATTGCCGCAAAGACCCTCTTTGTACCGGTGGCGGTCATTCCGAGGGCAATGGAAACACATGCAGTGATGGAATCGACAATGACAGTGACGGCGCTGTTGATTGTGCCGATTCAGACTGCGCTAATAACAAAGCCTGCAGATAA
- a CDS encoding rubredoxin, which produces MEKWRCTVCGYIYDPAKGDDEADVPPGTPFEDLDEDEWLCPICGIDKSGFEKIEE; this is translated from the coding sequence ATGGAAAAGTGGCGCTGCACAGTATGTGGTTATATTTATGATCCGGCAAAAGGAGATGACGAGGCTGATGTCCCCCCCGGCACGCCATTCGAAGACCTCGATGAAGATGAATGGCTATGTCCCATCTGTGGTATTGATAAAAGCGGTTTTGAAAAAATAGAGGAATAA
- a CDS encoding aspartate ammonia-lyase, whose protein sequence is MDCRVEKDTLGEVRVPMDAYYGAQTARAVENFPISGLKAHPVFIKATAIVKYAAAEANMDCGALDAQRGSAIAEAAKEVTHGKWHRHFVVDVYQAGAGTSHNMNANEVVANRAIEILGGKKGDYSRIHPNDHVNMSQSTNDAFPSAMRLAALMLGDEFLESSATLIKAFDLKARQFYPLIKSGRTHLQDAVPVRLGQEFSGYSEALKKCREKILFALHALRFTGLGATAAGTGVNTPEGYREAVVPYLSELSGHKIEKSANLFEATQSMADFAFLSSSLRNLALEITRIANDLRLLSSGPRTGFAEIILPPLQPGSSIMPGKVNPVMAEAINMAAFQVCGNDHTVAMAVQAGQMELNVMMPVINHNILASLEILKNGMTLLAKRCIDGIIANEDRCRDYAEKTVGLATFLNRHIGYYKAAELSEEALKKGLTIRELVIEKGILAKEEVDKIFDVKNLT, encoded by the coding sequence ATGGATTGCCGCGTAGAAAAAGATACCCTTGGTGAAGTCAGGGTGCCAATGGACGCCTATTATGGCGCGCAAACGGCGAGGGCCGTTGAAAACTTTCCCATTAGCGGCTTAAAGGCCCACCCTGTTTTTATCAAAGCCACTGCCATTGTCAAATACGCCGCCGCAGAGGCAAATATGGACTGCGGCGCCCTTGACGCCCAAAGAGGCAGCGCCATAGCAGAAGCGGCCAAAGAGGTTACTCATGGCAAATGGCATCGTCATTTTGTCGTTGATGTTTATCAGGCAGGTGCCGGCACTTCCCACAATATGAATGCCAACGAGGTTGTCGCCAACAGGGCCATAGAAATACTGGGCGGCAAAAAAGGGGATTATTCCCGCATCCATCCCAATGATCACGTTAATATGTCCCAGTCGACAAACGATGCTTTTCCTTCCGCCATGCGGCTTGCCGCCCTGATGCTGGGAGATGAGTTTCTGGAATCGTCGGCAACGCTTATAAAGGCTTTTGACCTTAAGGCCCGTCAATTCTATCCTCTTATAAAATCGGGAAGAACTCACCTTCAGGATGCCGTTCCCGTCAGGCTGGGCCAGGAATTCAGCGGCTATAGTGAGGCCTTGAAAAAATGCAGGGAAAAGATCCTTTTCGCTCTCCATGCCCTTCGCTTTACCGGTCTTGGCGCCACGGCCGCCGGAACAGGGGTGAATACGCCGGAAGGCTATCGGGAAGCGGTGGTCCCCTATCTGTCGGAACTGTCCGGCCATAAGATAGAAAAAAGCGCCAATCTTTTTGAGGCGACTCAGAGTATGGCCGACTTTGCCTTCCTCTCTTCATCGCTAAGGAACCTCGCCCTTGAAATTACACGCATTGCCAATGATCTTCGCCTGCTAAGCTCGGGGCCAAGAACGGGCTTTGCGGAAATTATCCTTCCTCCCCTGCAGCCCGGTTCATCCATCATGCCGGGCAAGGTCAATCCCGTTATGGCTGAAGCCATCAACATGGCGGCCTTCCAGGTCTGCGGGAACGATCATACCGTCGCCATGGCTGTTCAGGCAGGGCAGATGGAGCTTAACGTCATGATGCCGGTCATTAATCACAATATACTTGCCTCGCTGGAGATACTCAAAAACGGCATGACCCTGCTGGCAAAGCGCTGTATCGACGGCATAATTGCCAATGAGGACCGTTGCAGGGACTATGCGGAAAAGACGGTGGGCCTGGCCACCTTTCTAAACAGGCATATCGGTTATTACAAAGCAGCGGAATTATCGGAAGAGGCCCTGAAAAAAGGCCTTACCATCCGTGAATTGGTTATAGAAAAAGGCATTCTTGCTAAAGAGGAAGTTGATAAAATATTTGATGTTAAAAATTTGACGTAA
- a CDS encoding zf-HC2 domain-containing protein: MRCEDLIELINDYLEGEMNPQFKEEFERHIDDCSSCLAFFETYKKTKELTGEISCKEIPDQVQSRIKDFLKSKLTSK; encoded by the coding sequence ATGAGATGCGAAGACCTGATAGAATTGATCAACGACTACCTTGAGGGGGAAATGAACCCTCAATTCAAGGAAGAATTTGAGCGTCATATTGATGACTGCTCATCATGCCTTGCTTTTTTTGAAACCTACAAGAAAACAAAAGAACTGACCGGTGAGATCTCCTGCAAGGAGATTCCTGACCAGGTTCAGAGTCGAATCAAGGACTTTCTTAAGTCTAAACTCACTTCCAAATAA
- a CDS encoding sigma-70 family RNA polymerase sigma factor codes for MAQSQDTDFVERLKAKEASAMDELVDAYSDKIYHLAMGLLKKEQDAEDVVQDTLLQVIEKIHTFRGEAALSSWIYRIAINFSYMKIRKIKRHDYIPIEEHMPKFEKSGMHEYPVSNWADKADNQLVRKEMRQLIMENIDKLSEKYKTVLVMRDIQGLSTEEVADATGMTIPAVKSRLHRARLFLRDRLARYYKG; via the coding sequence ATGGCACAATCACAAGATACCGACTTTGTAGAACGACTGAAGGCCAAAGAAGCTTCAGCCATGGATGAGTTGGTAGACGCTTATAGCGACAAGATCTATCATCTTGCTATGGGCCTTTTGAAAAAAGAGCAGGATGCTGAAGATGTCGTTCAGGATACCTTGCTTCAGGTCATTGAAAAAATCCATACCTTCAGGGGTGAAGCGGCGCTTTCAAGCTGGATTTACAGGATTGCTATCAATTTTTCCTATATGAAGATCAGGAAAATCAAGAGGCACGACTACATACCGATTGAGGAACACATGCCCAAGTTTGAAAAAAGCGGTATGCACGAGTACCCTGTGAGCAACTGGGCCGATAAAGCTGATAACCAGCTTGTCAGGAAAGAGATGCGTCAACTCATCATGGAGAACATTGATAAGCTCTCGGAAAAATATAAAACCGTTTTGGTGATGAGAGATATTCAGGGTTTATCAACGGAAGAGGTTGCAGATGCGACGGGCATGACTATTCCTGCCGTAAAGTCGCGGCTGCACAGGGCAAGGCTTTTTTTGAGAGACAGGCTGGCCCGTTACTACAAAGGATAG